The segment CGTTCTCCGATCCATTGATCCATATAGACATAAATGATCCCGCGCATGTGAACAGATTTGTTCGCAAGACGATTTGATACAGAACTTATGTACGCTCGTGCGAGCGATGGAGGGTAAAAAATCGATTGTTCTAATTCGATTAACTTCTCATTCAtacttacaaattttatttcaagaaaacaatagcttttgtaaaacatttagtaaaacttataaagatttacaaaaatctatatatgtaAGAATGTAGGCGATAATTAGTAGATAGGTACAAAGGTAGAGActcaaagtattttaaattgttataatataagtatacgTAGTAGCGTAGTCAAATCGTATGAAGGGGAAAATATTCATAGGCAAATTAGCTACTAAATACTGGGGCACCTCAGAGACAAACATGCCTTTAGTGGACGTGATTTAATGACTTAATGACGCTGAAAAACAATAGTCCTATATCTGTGTCAGTCGTCTATCAGACTGAATAGTATTTACAAACACTGAATATTGTATTCAGCATAACGGCATAACAGTTGTAATATGAACCACAAGTGGCAAGAATAGATTCATATTAGGGTATGTTGATAGCTTTATCACTCACCCTAGTTCAAGATTAGCAACGCTACGCCTCGTTAGTGTCTCTATAGATTCCTATTAGCAGATGATTACCATGACACGTTACTATGGGAAAATTCGGACGATACGAAGTACCTATAGCGTACCAAATGTGCTAACGAAACtgataataatcttaataggtgatattttattgaagaaTCGTTTTTAACTTACCtactttagttttttataaaatagtaacTGACCAGCCTATAAGAGAGAAATATTCATTCCCCTAGGATCCCCAGTTCGCTAATTCATAAAAGGAAATACCTAGTCATGTGAACTGTTAAAGAGTTCCAGCTATCGAGATGGTGCGGATGAAACCTGGAATGTTTTGGGTGGCTGATGAGTCGAGGCAAGACCGGAGTCTTttcaacttatttatttaaatgtagataattatttacttacaatatattttaccgattttattgatttatgttaataatttatttaattcgcTTCCCTTATTATTAACCTATAGTTcgcatatttaatttcaacaaTTCTATATCGCTCTTTAAGCTTAGTAAAAgcttaagtttttaaaaaagaactTTTACCGTCTTgtcttaagtaattttttttttgttttaagtatttttttttattgaaattgctgttataatttaattataaaaatataatttcgatATTATTTTGGCTGCTACAATGTTCTTGTATTATTAAtcagacaaaaaatattttataataaaagtgttttaaaagttatttggCTAATTGTCGCCTTTCTTTCTATGAAACATTAATTACATAAGTTcgaataaagttaaataacaCCACTAAAATAATgtgatataatttattaagtcaTAATTTCTAAAcctattatatacaaaataaatacttaacacTAATATTGCACAATGGAGtgattttataacaataacaacACTAACAGGCGGGGAAAGAAATTTTTCAATTCTAGCTTGAATGAGACCATgaaactttagttaaaatctACTTCTGCACGTTGGAGAAAAACTGTTTACTTTTCTTATTAAACGACTGAGACGGCAATACATCCTCCATATCGCCCTCCTTGTCTTGATGTGCTGTCATATGTCTCGTCAAATGGTGTCGTTCACGAAAACTTTCATTACAAACAGGACACTTAAGCTTTTCCTCCCGCTTCCTCCTATTGGGGTCGACGGCTGACTCGCTCTTGTGATGTGTTCGCATATGATACACAAGATCTGACGTCATTCGAAAACTTATATTGCATTTGGCACACACATTTTGTGCGGGCAAAGAGAAAGCTGCCAGAGTTGACGGCAATAACGTACTTAATATTGCAGCCGCAGGGTTGGCTATGAGTGGGTTGACAGGCTCACGCTGAGGCGTTTGAAACTTCATGAAATCTGCATTTGTCTGTTGAAAATTCTGAACTCCAAAAGGATATGATGACCCGCCAGGGAGATAGGGAAGCTCTGGTCTAAACGGCAggaaattcattttatttggtGACACCGGCACTTTTGTGTTAGACTTTGCTTGATAGTCAATGGTTTTTATTGGAACTGTGGAGCGTTGTACATGAGCCGATTCGGAGTAACTAGGTGACGTCAATTGTATGTTGTGGGCCTTGAAGAAGTTTTGTCCATTTAACAAATGAGCAGGTGTTAGAAGATTATTAAACCCCGATTTGTTGAAACTATTTACTGGAGGTGATGTCGCAAGTGGTGGACTTATAGAATTCTGGTAAAGCAGATTGTCGGGGCTAACAGATGGGTTCGGAATAGGTGATCGAAGTCCAAAATTTGACACTTTGGTGAATGCACTTTTTGGAGAAACTTCTGGTTGCTTCGcgaaaaatctattttcataTCTAGCTCTAGTCTGCACGCTTATAAGAGTCGGAtcgtcaaatattttatttttgtattcagGCAAAAATTTAGGTGGTCTTGCTGCGCTATCATTTGAGTTCGGGCGACTTCGTGACTTATCAGAAGACTCAGAATCACTACCATATGTGGTCTTACTTGGAAATTCGTCGGTGCCAACGTCGATGTTTCCATCGGAGCCGAAACCAGGAGACATGTTGTTATTTATGCGGGCTCTGTCATCGTCGTCCTTTGAGTCCAAAGTATTGTCGTTGGAGTAATCGCTGTGTTTATACATCTCTGACAGTCGCTGCGAAGACTGTTCCCATTCCTCAGTCTTAAAGATCTGCTTTGACACTCTTAATTGCTTTTCAGGGGGTAGTTGTCGCGGTTTCTCGTCGGGCATCATGAGAAAGGCCACATCAAAAGACCGTTTGGATGTCTTGCCTGGAGTTATCACTGTAGACTGCATATCAGATTTCACTTGTGATGTTCTTGCACTCTCGATATTAAGATTGGATTCTTTAGAATTCGGAGATTGCTCTTTATAGCTTTGATAATTGTTTTGAATGTCCATTGTCATTGTTTCttcatttaatatatcacACTTTGAACGAAAACTTTTTCACTTATATCGATGTATTTAGCTAGAGACGCGTGCGTCTCACTCGATAGATATTTACGAAATGCGAGCGTATATCGAGGGTGAAAAATACGCGAACGGGGCGCGAACTACCCTTTACTTACTGCTTGAAAGTTTGAAGGCGGAGCTTAGCGACCAATGGGAATACGGCAAAGGCGTGTTCGAAAGCGTTGGTCCAATAGAAGGCTGGCAACCATAGTGAGCGTGAGGTCTAGCAGAGGTTTAAGATAAAATTGCTCCGAATTGAGCGGATTGAACAGTGGTAGGGTCAGCTTGACAAAGACAGTATGATGTCGAGAGTTGAAAGCCGATTTCGCATCTGTATCTCCTTAGTATCTATAAGAGTATTTCTGAGGGTAAATTTGTAAATGGAGACACAAATTGTTGTAgaagattttaataacttttaaaatgaattttaagAAACGGTCACTttccaatttaattttttcgtttgactgaagttatttttattattcgtcCTATATGTGTATTTCGTATGTATATAttcttgtttttgttattagaGAGCGATTAATCTAAAAACTTTGACCACAATACgacaataaaactaaaatataagacAGTAAAAGTTACTTTGATCATTATCCTCTGTTTATCTCACAAAACACGGTGCTGGAAAAAACTCTGACTATTATGATtgcaataaatatgttttatatgtgGCATAAAAAAAGATATCCTCGGCCTAACCCCCGAGTGTATGGATGAGATTGCGAATAATGCTATTAACACAGACGCTTCTTCTCAAATTGATATCCTAGGCAAACATGCCAAGCAATAATACACTCTACCATTAAGACAGCAAGATTGCAAATCGCGTGATTAACGTAGATTCCCGTGGATGTGTCGatgtaaaagaaaattgtactTTATCGAAACCAAAGAAAGTTCAATCTCGCTTGCaggttttagttaatataaatgaaagaaGTCTCGAATGAGGTCTGTTCGGTAGTGGGTAACGATAATAAGATGGGCGCAGACGTTAAAGGAAAGCAATTTATCAGATTTTTTTGCCATTTTTGGTCATTCTTTCTCGCGCTATGAAATCTGTtccatttattttcattagcATTTGGTAATGAGATTCCTTTTTGATTTAATGAGTTAAATATCCATATTATGttgataaatagataaaaattatttcaaaatttatcattcgcttgaacgcttagacccaaaaagtcgtcggcgtgtgtcaggcacaggaggctgatcacctacttgcctattagataaacaaataatcatgaaccagatacagaaatctgaggtccagacctaaatagGTCGTTGcgtcact is part of the Pieris napi chromosome 21, ilPieNapi1.2, whole genome shotgun sequence genome and harbors:
- the LOC125060370 gene encoding uncharacterized protein LOC125060370, translating into MTMDIQNNYQSYKEQSPNSKESNLNIESARTSQVKSDMQSTVITPGKTSKRSFDVAFLMMPDEKPRQLPPEKQLRVSKQIFKTEEWEQSSQRLSEMYKHSDYSNDNTLDSKDDDDRARINNNMSPGFGSDGNIDVGTDEFPSKTTYGSDSESSDKSRSRPNSNDSAARPPKFLPEYKNKIFDDPTLISVQTRARYENRFFAKQPEVSPKSAFTKVSNFGLRSPIPNPSVSPDNLLYQNSISPPLATSPPVNSFNKSGFNNLLTPAHLLNGQNFFKAHNIQLTSPSYSESAHVQRSTVPIKTIDYQAKSNTKVPVSPNKMNFLPFRPELPYLPGGSSYPFGVQNFQQTNADFMKFQTPQREPVNPLIANPAAAILSTLLPSTLAAFSLPAQNVCAKCNISFRMTSDLVYHMRTHHKSESAVDPNRRKREEKLKCPVCNESFRERHHLTRHMTAHQDKEGDMEDVLPSQSFNKKSKQFFSNVQK